A genomic window from Thunnus maccoyii chromosome 2, fThuMac1.1, whole genome shotgun sequence includes:
- the LOC121888192 gene encoding myelin-oligodendrocyte glycoprotein-like isoform X3, with amino-acid sequence MFFFFLVFLFMRSFAENVSAFPVQVIEAEEGDDVSLECQQDAEVSLEDSLVEWSKDSRTNLVHVYRHGRDYLNDQKEEFKGRTTLFHEGLSRGNVTLQLRSVRLSDSGRFRCYVKKLDLYRNITLKVVQKGQNNPTQDFSSTPLPVETTTEPNDPDVGNMKAVYVGVPCVALLFIAIGVVGALFKYGIIKRCMERLRGKNEQKQVEEANGSEMKELKTSE; translated from the exons atgttttttttctttttggtgttTCTGTTTATGCGATCGTTTGCTGAAAATGTGTCGG CCTTCCCTGTTCAGGTCATAGAGGCAGAAGAAGGTGACGACGTCTCGTTAGAGTGTCAACAAGATGCCGAAGTCAGTTTGGAGGATTCACTAGTGGAGTGGAGTAAAGACAGCCGCACGAATCTTGTCCATGTTTATAGACATGGACGAGACTATCTTAATGACCAGAAGGAAGAGTTCAAAGGCAGGACAACCCTCTTCCATGAAGGATTGAGCCGAGGAAACGTCACCCTGCAGCTCCGCTCTGTGCGTCTGTCTGATAGTGGAAGATTCAGGTGCTATGTGAAAAAACTGGACCTCTATCGTAATATTACCCTCAAAGTCG TGCAGAAAGGCCAGAACAACCCAACACAAGATTTCAGTTCAACTCCACTTCCAGTGGAGACAACAACTGAACCAAATGATCCTG ATGTTGGAAACATGAAGGCTGTCTATGTCGGTGTCCCTTGTGTTGCCCTTCTCTTCATCGCCATCGGAGTTGTTGGTGCTCTGTTCAAATATGGAATCATCA AGAGGTGCATGGAGAGGCTGAGAGGGAAGAATGAGCAAAAACAAGTGGAGGAGGCAAACGGATCTGAAATGAAAGAACTGAAGACCTCCGAGTAA
- the LOC121888192 gene encoding myelin-oligodendrocyte glycoprotein-like isoform X5, which translates to MVSCSGNYECVTPTFPVQVIEAEEGDDVSLECQQDAEVSLEDSLVEWSKDSRTNLVHVYRHGRDYLNDQKEEFKGRTTLFHEGLSRGNVTLQLRSVRLSDSGRFRCYVKKLDLYRNITLKVVQKGQNNPTQDFSSTPLPVETTTEPNDPDVGNMKAVYVGVPCVALLFIAIGVVGALFKYGIIKRCMERLRGKNEQKQVEEANGSEMKELKTSE; encoded by the exons ATGGTTTCCTGCAGCGGGAATTATGAATGCGTCACACCGA CCTTCCCTGTTCAGGTCATAGAGGCAGAAGAAGGTGACGACGTCTCGTTAGAGTGTCAACAAGATGCCGAAGTCAGTTTGGAGGATTCACTAGTGGAGTGGAGTAAAGACAGCCGCACGAATCTTGTCCATGTTTATAGACATGGACGAGACTATCTTAATGACCAGAAGGAAGAGTTCAAAGGCAGGACAACCCTCTTCCATGAAGGATTGAGCCGAGGAAACGTCACCCTGCAGCTCCGCTCTGTGCGTCTGTCTGATAGTGGAAGATTCAGGTGCTATGTGAAAAAACTGGACCTCTATCGTAATATTACCCTCAAAGTCG TGCAGAAAGGCCAGAACAACCCAACACAAGATTTCAGTTCAACTCCACTTCCAGTGGAGACAACAACTGAACCAAATGATCCTG ATGTTGGAAACATGAAGGCTGTCTATGTCGGTGTCCCTTGTGTTGCCCTTCTCTTCATCGCCATCGGAGTTGTTGGTGCTCTGTTCAAATATGGAATCATCA AGAGGTGCATGGAGAGGCTGAGAGGGAAGAATGAGCAAAAACAAGTGGAGGAGGCAAACGGATCTGAAATGAAAGAACTGAAGACCTCCGAGTAA
- the LOC121888192 gene encoding butyrophilin-like protein 2 isoform X2 produces MLMLTANFTVLSVLRHYCVEAASYINAFPVQVIEAEEGDDVSLECQQDAEVSLEDSLVEWSKDSRTNLVHVYRHGRDYLNDQKEEFKGRTTLFHEGLSRGNVTLQLRSVRLSDSGRFRCYVKKLDLYRNITLKVVQKGQNNPTQDFSSTPLPVETTTEPNDPDVGNMKAVYVGVPCVALLFIAIGVVGALFKYGIIKRCMERLRGKNEQKQVEEANGSEMKELKTSE; encoded by the exons atgctaatgctaactgctAACTTTACTGTTCTTTCTGTGCTGCGTCATTACTGTGTCGAGGCTGCCTCATATATTAACG CCTTCCCTGTTCAGGTCATAGAGGCAGAAGAAGGTGACGACGTCTCGTTAGAGTGTCAACAAGATGCCGAAGTCAGTTTGGAGGATTCACTAGTGGAGTGGAGTAAAGACAGCCGCACGAATCTTGTCCATGTTTATAGACATGGACGAGACTATCTTAATGACCAGAAGGAAGAGTTCAAAGGCAGGACAACCCTCTTCCATGAAGGATTGAGCCGAGGAAACGTCACCCTGCAGCTCCGCTCTGTGCGTCTGTCTGATAGTGGAAGATTCAGGTGCTATGTGAAAAAACTGGACCTCTATCGTAATATTACCCTCAAAGTCG TGCAGAAAGGCCAGAACAACCCAACACAAGATTTCAGTTCAACTCCACTTCCAGTGGAGACAACAACTGAACCAAATGATCCTG ATGTTGGAAACATGAAGGCTGTCTATGTCGGTGTCCCTTGTGTTGCCCTTCTCTTCATCGCCATCGGAGTTGTTGGTGCTCTGTTCAAATATGGAATCATCA AGAGGTGCATGGAGAGGCTGAGAGGGAAGAATGAGCAAAAACAAGTGGAGGAGGCAAACGGATCTGAAATGAAAGAACTGAAGACCTCCGAGTAA
- the LOC121888192 gene encoding myelin-oligodendrocyte glycoprotein-like isoform X4 yields MNSRWKGLAGNPADDTGGRRSLRFGAQCTAWRQQLQQTQSGDSLRFKPAFPVQVIEAEEGDDVSLECQQDAEVSLEDSLVEWSKDSRTNLVHVYRHGRDYLNDQKEEFKGRTTLFHEGLSRGNVTLQLRSVRLSDSGRFRCYVKKLDLYRNITLKVVQKGQNNPTQDFSSTPLPVETTTEPNDPERCMERLRGKNEQKQVEEANGSEMKELKTSE; encoded by the exons atgaaCAGCCGGTGGAAGGGTTTGGCGGGAAATCCAGCTGACGACACAGGCGGGAGGAGGAGCCTGAGATTTGGCGCGCAGTGTACAGCATGGCGGCAGCAGTTGCAACAAACTCAGAGCGGGGATTCCCTCCGTTTCAAACCAG CCTTCCCTGTTCAGGTCATAGAGGCAGAAGAAGGTGACGACGTCTCGTTAGAGTGTCAACAAGATGCCGAAGTCAGTTTGGAGGATTCACTAGTGGAGTGGAGTAAAGACAGCCGCACGAATCTTGTCCATGTTTATAGACATGGACGAGACTATCTTAATGACCAGAAGGAAGAGTTCAAAGGCAGGACAACCCTCTTCCATGAAGGATTGAGCCGAGGAAACGTCACCCTGCAGCTCCGCTCTGTGCGTCTGTCTGATAGTGGAAGATTCAGGTGCTATGTGAAAAAACTGGACCTCTATCGTAATATTACCCTCAAAGTCG TGCAGAAAGGCCAGAACAACCCAACACAAGATTTCAGTTCAACTCCACTTCCAGTGGAGACAACAACTGAACCAAATGATCCTG AGAGGTGCATGGAGAGGCTGAGAGGGAAGAATGAGCAAAAACAAGTGGAGGAGGCAAACGGATCTGAAATGAAAGAACTGAAGACCTCCGAGTAA
- the LOC121888192 gene encoding myelin-oligodendrocyte glycoprotein-like isoform X1, whose product MNSRWKGLAGNPADDTGGRRSLRFGAQCTAWRQQLQQTQSGDSLRFKPAFPVQVIEAEEGDDVSLECQQDAEVSLEDSLVEWSKDSRTNLVHVYRHGRDYLNDQKEEFKGRTTLFHEGLSRGNVTLQLRSVRLSDSGRFRCYVKKLDLYRNITLKVVQKGQNNPTQDFSSTPLPVETTTEPNDPDVGNMKAVYVGVPCVALLFIAIGVVGALFKYGIIKRCMERLRGKNEQKQVEEANGSEMKELKTSE is encoded by the exons atgaaCAGCCGGTGGAAGGGTTTGGCGGGAAATCCAGCTGACGACACAGGCGGGAGGAGGAGCCTGAGATTTGGCGCGCAGTGTACAGCATGGCGGCAGCAGTTGCAACAAACTCAGAGCGGGGATTCCCTCCGTTTCAAACCAG CCTTCCCTGTTCAGGTCATAGAGGCAGAAGAAGGTGACGACGTCTCGTTAGAGTGTCAACAAGATGCCGAAGTCAGTTTGGAGGATTCACTAGTGGAGTGGAGTAAAGACAGCCGCACGAATCTTGTCCATGTTTATAGACATGGACGAGACTATCTTAATGACCAGAAGGAAGAGTTCAAAGGCAGGACAACCCTCTTCCATGAAGGATTGAGCCGAGGAAACGTCACCCTGCAGCTCCGCTCTGTGCGTCTGTCTGATAGTGGAAGATTCAGGTGCTATGTGAAAAAACTGGACCTCTATCGTAATATTACCCTCAAAGTCG TGCAGAAAGGCCAGAACAACCCAACACAAGATTTCAGTTCAACTCCACTTCCAGTGGAGACAACAACTGAACCAAATGATCCTG ATGTTGGAAACATGAAGGCTGTCTATGTCGGTGTCCCTTGTGTTGCCCTTCTCTTCATCGCCATCGGAGTTGTTGGTGCTCTGTTCAAATATGGAATCATCA AGAGGTGCATGGAGAGGCTGAGAGGGAAGAATGAGCAAAAACAAGTGGAGGAGGCAAACGGATCTGAAATGAAAGAACTGAAGACCTCCGAGTAA